The nucleotide sequence CTAATCATAGTTGGGCACATGAATACCTCATTCGTAAGCTTGAAGGTGAATCCGAGGTTGAGTGGCTTGCGAGAATTGAGAACAATATTTTAATGACTGAGAGTGAAATATCTTTAGCGACTGGGCAAAATCATAAGATGTTGGCCTACCCTTATGGGGAATATAATCAGGCCATTGAGTCTATGCTAGCAAGTCATGGTTTTATCGGGTTAGGACAACAGTCTGGAGCTGTCGGACATTATTCATCGCTCACTGCTTTACCTCGATTTCCAGTCGCTGGTGTCTACGCCGATTTAGCGAGTTTGAAAGTGAAGCTACATAGTCTAAATATGCCAGTATTATCACAGAATATTCGTGATCCTGAATTAAAGAACGGTCACTGGAGGCCAGAGTTAAAAGTGACATTGGATGTGAGTGATATCTACCCTCATCAAATGATGTGTTACATTCAAGGGCAAGGAGCTAAAGCGCCGCTTTGGATTAGTGGTAATGAATTTAGCATTCGAGCTGAGTTAGATCTCCCAGTAGGAAGATCCCGATACAATTGTACCGTACCAAGTAAAAGTAACACTGGTTACTATTGGTTTTCACAAGCTTGGATAAGAAGTGTAGGTGAAGCTTTCTAGTATATTTATTTTTTCGCTCACGGTTTGTTTAACAAAGAGAGCAGCTTTGCTGGGATCCTATCGATATGTAGTACATCTCTACTGGCTTTTATATCGACGGCAGCCCCTGGCATGCCCCAAACGACGGAACTTGCTTCATCTTGGGCTACGGTGTAGGAGCCTTTGTTTTTCATATTGAG is from Shewanella sp. MTB7 and encodes:
- a CDS encoding polysaccharide deacetylase family protein, which encodes MFKSMLVILLVMIGFSTQAAVILQYHHVSASTPASTSVTPEQFREQMQYLAENDFIVKPLSEVVHAIKSNQKIAAKTVVITFDDGYRSIAKTAHPILKEYGFPYTLFVSIEPIKAKYREMMSWDELILLSKEGAEIANHSWAHEYLIRKLEGESEVEWLARIENNILMTESEISLATGQNHKMLAYPYGEYNQAIESMLASHGFIGLGQQSGAVGHYSSLTALPRFPVAGVYADLASLKVKLHSLNMPVLSQNIRDPELKNGHWRPELKVTLDVSDIYPHQMMCYIQGQGAKAPLWISGNEFSIRAELDLPVGRSRYNCTVPSKSNTGYYWFSQAWIRSVGEAF